Proteins encoded within one genomic window of Bdellovibrio sp. ArHS:
- a CDS encoding tail fiber domain-containing protein, producing MNMGRFNQVDRKRQSGFSLVEVLVTVGILVLVSVGVATMMLNLSRETKSVSAKSDFNSLVTTLQGVLNNSSSCLAAFGGKASLDLTTLPQAISVDIGGAKVQVGKYGNLFNITHFELTGKTPAGGLNQWVVPLSLVIDRGTGNTTAVGGNTLAHTFNLIMTVDATNKVVACAGQYSDYWVPTTANRNNITYPGGNVGIGTDTPTSLLDVNGIVVATSYMYRSDLRLKENIREIPDPLERTLKLRGVVFDWKNQDHMDKGTDQLGFIAQEVERVFPEAVSTHPATDIKSVAYGNLIAPLIEAMKDQQKIIDQQQREIAEIKNVLKSKQSQRR from the coding sequence ATGAATATGGGACGTTTTAACCAAGTGGATCGCAAGCGGCAGTCGGGCTTTTCTCTTGTTGAAGTCCTTGTGACAGTGGGAATCTTAGTTCTGGTCAGCGTCGGTGTGGCCACTATGATGTTGAATTTAAGCCGCGAAACTAAAAGTGTTTCGGCGAAGAGTGATTTCAATTCATTAGTAACGACTTTGCAGGGTGTATTAAATAACTCTAGTAGCTGTCTTGCGGCTTTTGGAGGAAAGGCCAGTCTTGATCTCACAACTCTTCCACAAGCTATTTCGGTGGATATCGGTGGGGCCAAGGTTCAGGTTGGGAAGTATGGAAACCTATTTAATATCACGCATTTTGAATTAACGGGAAAAACTCCAGCGGGCGGACTTAATCAATGGGTCGTACCTCTAAGTCTGGTGATTGATCGAGGGACGGGAAATACGACAGCGGTAGGTGGGAATACATTGGCTCATACCTTTAATCTTATTATGACGGTCGATGCGACAAACAAAGTCGTCGCGTGCGCTGGTCAGTACAGTGATTATTGGGTTCCCACAACTGCAAATAGAAACAACATCACTTATCCAGGCGGAAATGTAGGTATTGGTACAGACACTCCAACCTCACTTCTTGATGTGAATGGGATTGTGGTGGCCACGTCTTATATGTATAGATCAGATTTGCGACTTAAAGAGAACATTCGTGAAATTCCGGACCCTTTGGAACGTACTTTAAAACTTCGTGGCGTCGTATTTGATTGGAAAAATCAGGACCACATGGATAAGGGAACTGACCAACTTGGATTTATTGCTCAGGAAGTGGAGCGCGTATTTCCGGAAGCGGTTTCCACTCATCCGGCCACGGATATAAAATCTGTGGCTTACGGCAATTTGATCGCGCCTTTGATAGAGGCGATGAAGGATCAGCAGAAAATTATCGATCAACAGCAACGAGAAATTGCTGAGATCAAAAACGTACTTAAGAGTAAACAATCTCAGAGACGCTGA
- a CDS encoding tail fiber domain-containing protein gives MKKIFGTHNQRGSSLIQVLIVTGVVAIVGASLGTMIVNTVKESRSVAAKSDFNSLVNTIQATLNNTSNCLKAFGGAGAVQLGAYPLPLSLDIGGKKIEPGKYGNALSISKLELTGALPGEGTRQWLARMNLTVNRGNNAGMAVGGAELSKVFDVLITVDESNKIIGCASQNINFWVTTDVISNVAYLAGSVGIGLKTSENVTASLDVKGEFKSNLFRERSDARLKQNVREIASPLERVLKLHGVRYNWKKDFYNRDADQLGLLAQEVEKVFPEAVRTDPVTGTKTVAYENLLAPMVEAIKERQKIIQRQQDEIEEIKRQLVE, from the coding sequence ATGAAAAAAATATTTGGAACTCACAATCAGCGGGGATCTTCTCTTATACAAGTCCTCATTGTTACAGGAGTAGTGGCTATCGTCGGCGCGAGCCTTGGCACTATGATCGTAAACACGGTCAAAGAGTCGCGAAGTGTCGCGGCCAAGAGCGACTTCAACTCTTTGGTCAATACAATACAAGCGACGTTGAATAATACTAGCAACTGTTTGAAAGCTTTCGGGGGGGCCGGTGCCGTTCAATTAGGAGCTTATCCCCTGCCTCTTTCGTTGGATATCGGCGGGAAAAAAATCGAACCCGGTAAATATGGAAATGCTTTGAGCATCTCAAAGCTTGAGCTAACAGGGGCTTTGCCGGGAGAAGGAACAAGACAGTGGCTGGCCCGCATGAATCTGACAGTCAATCGCGGCAACAATGCAGGCATGGCGGTTGGCGGAGCTGAGTTATCCAAAGTCTTTGATGTTTTAATAACTGTGGATGAATCTAATAAGATCATCGGTTGTGCCTCACAAAATATAAACTTCTGGGTGACGACGGATGTTATTTCAAATGTGGCTTACTTGGCCGGAAGTGTGGGCATTGGTTTGAAGACCTCGGAAAACGTCACAGCATCTTTGGATGTAAAGGGTGAGTTTAAGAGTAATTTATTTAGAGAGAGATCAGATGCAAGACTTAAGCAAAATGTACGAGAGATTGCCAGTCCTCTTGAAAGAGTTTTGAAGCTTCACGGAGTTCGGTATAACTGGAAAAAAGATTTTTACAATAGAGATGCGGATCAACTGGGTTTGCTTGCTCAGGAAGTCGAAAAAGTATTTCCTGAAGCTGTGAGAACCGACCCTGTGACGGGAACGAAGACTGTGGCCTACGAGAACCTGTTGGCTCCCATGGTTGAAGCCATTAAAGAGCGACAAAAGATTATTCAGAGGCAACAGGATGAAATTGAAGAAATTAAGAGACAGCTTGTTGAATAG
- a CDS encoding Hint domain-containing protein yields the protein MNSFADGLVDPGAPTSIRGFVDCPQGEFCTSRINTSLDQTGRVPFRDVINSVLSPAGVRLVANGIKFDIKNSVLNCMSKKVPNWSYRNNSDYTRTNVCIGKLNKMPDEDAYANPSLRTMIHLPLWDRRANDERSSDNGQPHGCQQQVTNGCNNIRDMHGCIDDSTGASMVPGENPGYMYPVTHVYSTEEVNDLGGKGAQIPSTYYRVQRITGKGEPVKNSPTPPSGDYIDQGTQQSECTRWANPILTVKDKSSCVNSPTTEESCTARAVTPVSKCECSVKALITESCKTYNYTPITSHRPGLATSLDDAVPGYPVVTVHAAPDPNLARIKSYIFTNTDPKADLSNFIIIDPSNFFDLSLYRPGAPYDSGYNKVSAGGLVETFDTCPVMGLTGGYGGICDPTGNAGCNLPVYWVGPQTAFSDAKGNSFNYNDYPIKWSGYVKSWAVLTADQYLENIKDRRTAGGASLYLKGKYINENPVLMIQRADDYCDIQERTSVPVTQSGTGSKPDMPCIQYLQYQANDPAGKVYTFVNLYSPDEDPHDENHIEFDTARLYDIGENGKPDKSKPVPGTGSDVDIGGDGSRNGFLSFKDSRNPIAIYNDRSKSLVGLPAIIKANYDGSKKPVFDAKGKRVSGPVLSTENAPTAGEYLGIDAATGNVDTSKGTGILMEPGTMSFVKMPYDLIISGDSAPCAVISYPVTDEQKVFIPTNTEAEFQSFVAAAADGKTGGVKIRRCSASYQKNALAAKSGEVAAAGNAVQGTETWTGMLSCGDLTKRPACNQTKMITAMRYCQLENGTLNSCGSCSGATDPDDKRVNFTNEAVDGEVLVNPRFAASKCYFSAACFNKKAAECPSENSSGGHVFCLSADTKITMADGTQKAIAKIKAGEMVMAFDGKNTRNSILKKAKVIATAVTKKQEIIKINDLRITPKHKIVLASGRAVMASDIRIGDKIMGADGLFMTVEKIDSHQAPITVYNLVLDSSSDGYIANNVRVLSYPKLKGMEN from the coding sequence ATGAACTCATTTGCCGATGGTCTGGTTGATCCCGGGGCTCCAACATCTATTAGGGGATTTGTGGATTGCCCTCAGGGAGAGTTTTGTACGTCGCGAATTAATACAAGCTTGGATCAAACGGGACGCGTCCCATTTAGAGATGTCATCAATAGTGTTTTGAGCCCCGCCGGCGTGAGGCTCGTAGCTAATGGTATTAAATTTGATATTAAGAATTCCGTTTTGAACTGTATGTCTAAAAAAGTTCCGAATTGGTCCTATAGGAACAACTCGGATTATACACGTACGAATGTCTGTATCGGAAAACTGAATAAAATGCCGGATGAAGACGCTTATGCGAATCCCAGTTTAAGAACGATGATTCATCTTCCTCTATGGGACAGAAGAGCCAACGATGAACGCTCTTCAGACAATGGCCAACCTCATGGATGTCAGCAGCAAGTCACCAATGGCTGTAATAATATCCGCGATATGCATGGTTGCATTGACGACTCAACAGGTGCATCGATGGTACCCGGGGAAAACCCTGGCTATATGTATCCGGTCACACATGTATATTCGACTGAGGAAGTGAATGACCTTGGTGGAAAAGGGGCGCAGATTCCCTCGACCTATTATCGCGTTCAGAGAATTACCGGAAAAGGTGAGCCGGTAAAAAACTCACCAACTCCGCCTTCCGGTGATTACATTGATCAAGGTACGCAACAGTCGGAATGTACTCGTTGGGCGAATCCTATTTTAACTGTCAAAGACAAATCATCCTGCGTGAACAGTCCAACAACTGAAGAAAGTTGTACTGCCAGAGCGGTTACGCCGGTTTCCAAATGTGAGTGCAGTGTTAAAGCTCTTATCACGGAATCCTGCAAGACTTATAACTATACTCCCATCACGTCTCATCGGCCTGGGCTTGCGACCTCTCTTGATGACGCGGTCCCAGGATATCCTGTGGTCACCGTACACGCGGCTCCGGATCCAAATCTTGCAAGGATTAAAAGTTATATTTTCACCAACACAGATCCCAAAGCCGATTTATCAAACTTCATTATTATTGATCCCTCTAATTTCTTTGATTTGAGTTTGTATCGCCCTGGGGCTCCTTATGATTCCGGTTACAACAAAGTATCAGCGGGCGGTCTCGTTGAAACTTTTGATACGTGTCCTGTTATGGGCTTAACAGGAGGATATGGTGGTATTTGCGATCCTACCGGAAATGCAGGTTGTAATTTGCCGGTTTACTGGGTGGGACCGCAGACGGCCTTCTCAGATGCGAAGGGGAATTCTTTTAACTACAACGATTATCCTATTAAGTGGTCAGGCTACGTAAAAAGTTGGGCGGTTCTGACTGCCGATCAATATCTGGAAAATATCAAAGACAGAAGAACAGCAGGCGGAGCAAGCCTTTACCTAAAAGGAAAATACATCAACGAAAACCCGGTTTTAATGATTCAGCGGGCGGACGACTACTGTGATATTCAAGAAAGAACATCCGTTCCCGTAACACAGTCCGGTACTGGTAGCAAACCGGACATGCCATGCATCCAATATCTTCAATACCAGGCAAATGATCCTGCGGGAAAAGTTTATACTTTTGTGAATTTGTATAGTCCTGATGAAGATCCTCATGACGAAAATCATATCGAGTTTGATACGGCTCGATTGTACGACATTGGAGAGAATGGAAAACCGGATAAGTCGAAGCCCGTTCCTGGAACCGGCAGCGATGTTGATATCGGTGGAGATGGGTCTCGTAACGGGTTTCTTTCTTTCAAAGATTCCCGCAATCCCATTGCTATTTATAATGACCGCTCAAAAAGTTTGGTTGGACTTCCTGCGATCATAAAAGCCAACTATGACGGGTCTAAAAAGCCGGTGTTTGATGCAAAAGGGAAACGTGTCTCCGGACCGGTATTGAGTACTGAAAATGCGCCCACCGCAGGTGAGTATTTAGGTATCGATGCAGCCACGGGAAATGTGGACACCTCAAAAGGAACGGGAATTTTGATGGAGCCCGGAACCATGTCTTTTGTGAAGATGCCATACGATCTTATTATTAGTGGCGACTCGGCTCCTTGCGCGGTGATATCTTATCCGGTGACGGATGAACAAAAGGTCTTTATTCCAACGAACACCGAGGCCGAGTTTCAGTCATTTGTCGCGGCCGCTGCCGATGGAAAAACCGGTGGAGTGAAAATCAGAAGATGTAGTGCCTCTTATCAGAAAAACGCCTTGGCTGCAAAAAGCGGAGAGGTGGCCGCTGCGGGTAATGCTGTTCAGGGCACTGAAACATGGACGGGGATGTTAAGCTGCGGTGACCTTACGAAAAGACCAGCCTGTAATCAGACTAAAATGATTACAGCCATGCGCTATTGCCAACTTGAAAATGGCACACTTAACTCGTGCGGCTCTTGCTCGGGTGCGACAGATCCTGATGATAAAAGAGTGAACTTTACCAATGAGGCCGTTGACGGCGAGGTTTTAGTAAATCCGAGATTTGCCGCTTCAAAATGTTATTTCTCTGCGGCCTGCTTTAATAAAAAAGCGGCTGAGTGCCCATCGGAAAACTCCTCGGGTGGTCACGTCTTCTGCTTGTCCGCTGACACGAAAATTACCATGGCGGACGGAACACAAAAAGCGATTGCCAAAATCAAAGCCGGAGAAATGGTCATGGCCTTCGACGGTAAAAACACCCGTAATAGCATCTTGAAAAAGGCTAAAGTGATAGCCACGGCCGTGACGAAAAAACAGGAGATCATTAAAATCAATGATCTTCGCATCACTCCGAAGCACAAAATAGTCTTGGCGAGTGGTCGTGCGGTGATGGCGAGTGATATCCGTATTGGGGATAAAATCATGGGTGCTGACGGTCTCTTTATGACTGTTGAAAAAATCGATAGTCACCAAGCTCCTATCACAGTGTACAATCTGGTTTTGGATAGTAGCTCGGATGGCTACATAGCAAATAATGTACGTGTGCTTTCATATCCAAAATTGAAAGGCATGGAAAATTAG
- a CDS encoding c-type cytochrome: MKKAQLGIFLFILALGAIILQERSWQQTLEPLSTDIKPIERNDMLDAADIQVGREISHNCTACHSFSKDGPNKTGPNLFGIVGAKIARRKDFEYSDALMALRGKTWSIAELDHWLKEPDIYVPGTKMSSGGIADPQDRMDLIAYLMTLK, from the coding sequence ATGAAAAAGGCGCAGCTTGGTATTTTCCTTTTTATATTGGCTCTTGGAGCAATCATCTTACAGGAAAGATCTTGGCAACAAACTCTCGAGCCACTTTCCACCGACATCAAACCTATTGAACGAAATGACATGTTAGACGCCGCCGATATTCAAGTGGGCCGGGAAATCTCGCACAACTGCACCGCTTGTCACAGCTTCAGCAAAGACGGTCCGAATAAAACAGGCCCCAACCTGTTTGGTATTGTCGGAGCCAAAATCGCTAGAAGAAAAGATTTTGAATATTCCGATGCGCTCATGGCTTTAAGAGGAAAAACTTGGAGCATCGCTGAACTTGATCATTGGCTTAAAGAACCTGATATTTACGTCCCAGGCACTAAGATGAGTTCCGGGGGTATCGCGGACCCTCAAGACCGTATGGACCTTATCGCCTATCTTATGACTCTTAAATAA
- a CDS encoding KH domain-containing protein translates to MVDSSCRKKNWVPAQPVRNVIRRTRLGANPTSRISDVSSKEQVSEDLKQRIEDFLKMMVEDSKDIKISVIHGERTTIFSISCGRHNIAKVLGRKGKTIDAIRTLVVSVTGRYGFRGHRRGTLFSQ, encoded by the coding sequence TTGGTTGATTCAAGTTGTCGCAAGAAAAACTGGGTTCCTGCACAGCCAGTAAGGAATGTCATCAGAAGAACAAGGCTTGGTGCGAATCCCACTTCGCGCATTTCCGATGTTTCAAGTAAAGAGCAAGTAAGTGAAGATCTGAAGCAAAGGATCGAGGACTTTTTAAAGATGATGGTCGAAGACTCTAAGGATATTAAAATTTCAGTGATTCACGGTGAGCGAACCACGATATTCTCGATATCTTGTGGAAGACACAACATTGCAAAAGTATTGGGCCGAAAGGGAAAGACAATTGATGCTATCCGAACTTTGGTTGTGTCTGTAACAGGACGATATGGATTTAGGGGTCATCGTCGAGGTACCCTATTTTCCCAATGA